The following coding sequences lie in one Notolabrus celidotus isolate fNotCel1 chromosome 6, fNotCel1.pri, whole genome shotgun sequence genomic window:
- the snupn gene encoding snurportin-1: MDDLTKALSTSFAVSKEPNSTAGPHPRLAQYKSKYSVLEQSERRRRFLDLQKSKRLNYVNHARRLADGDWTGADSDGEEEMEKQNEEEREKETTAEEEEEGMEIERRKLPKHYANQLMLSEWMVDVPSELDTDWMMVVCPVGKRSLIVASKGSTAAYTKSGYCVNRFPSLLPGGNRHNSAMGKDYTILDCIYSEVDRTYYILDVMCWRGHPVYDCPTEFRFYWLQTKVQETDGLSEIAKRNPFRFVSLQSTECTTELVQKALTAEYSFSVDGLLFYHRQTHYTPGSTPLVGWLRPYMVTDILGIEVPEGPLTTKPEYASHQLQQILEHKKTSTEVQPANRSGSYELEHLSTPGQDGGDTVNFLNQKPIREANMEL, translated from the exons ATGGATGACCTGACCAAAGCCCTGTCGACCAGCTTCGCTGTGTCCAAGGAGCCCAACAGTACAGCTGGACCCCATCCTCGGCTGGCTCAGTACAAGAGCAAGTACAGTGTGCTGGAGCAGAGCGAGCGACGGCGGCGCTTCCTTGACCTGCAGAAAAG TAAAAGGCTAAACTATGTCAACCATGCGCGTCGTCTGGCTGATGGGGACTGGACGGGGGCAGACAGCGatggggaggaggagatggagaaacAGAACGAGGAGGAACGGGAGAAAGAAACCAccgcagaagaggaggaggaggggatggaGATAGAGAGGAGGAAGCTGCCGAAACATTACGCTAACCAG CTCATGCTGTCAGAGTGGATGGTGGATGTGCCATCAGAGCTGGACACTGATTGGATGATGGTGGTGTGCCCCGTGGGGAAAAGATCTCTAATTGTTGCATCCAAA GGGTCCACTGCGGCGTACACTAAAAGCGGCTACTGTGTGAACCGCTTCCCCTCCCTGCTGCCCGGTGGGAACCGACACAACTCAGCCATGGGAAAAG ACTACACCATCCTGGACTGCATTTACAGCGAGGTGGACAGAACGTACTACATCCTGGACGTCATGTGCTGGAGAGGCCACCCGGTCTATGACTGCCCG ACCGAGTTCCGTTTCTACTGGCTCCAGACCAAAGTGCAGGAGACGGACGGCCTATCAGAAATCGCCAAACGCAATCCT TTCCGGTTTGTGAGCCTCCAGAGCACAGAGTGCACGACGGAGCTGGTTCAGAAAGCCCTGACTGCAGAGTACAGCTTCAGT GTGGATGGTCTCCTCTTCTACCACCGGCAGACCCACTACACCCCTGGCAGCACCCCTCTCGTAGGCTGGCTCCGCCCCTACATGGTCACAGACATCCTTGGCATCGAGGTTCCTGAAGGACCCCTTACCACCAAGCCTGAGTACGCCAGTCACCAGCTGCAGCAGATCCTGGAGCACAAAAAGACCTCGACTGAAGTCCAACCGGCCAACAGAAGCGGAAGCTACGAGTTAGAGCACCTGTCCACGCCGGGCCAGGACGGCGGGGACACCGTGAACTTTCTGAATCAGAAGCCAATAAGGGAAGCAAACATGGAGCTCTGA